A region of Nostoc sp. 'Peltigera membranacea cyanobiont' N6 DNA encodes the following proteins:
- a CDS encoding PP2C family protein-serine/threonine phosphatase, with protein MPVSQLPSQPTDNNSAATDVTPVVALKELVARLHREQNKIQDLLSSLGFALRSFNNLNQFLELIPLMATRVTDADGSALFLYKPNGQVRLEQLHWQDSGQRKNIRKALEIASSQITLLPNTAPLANATGILDDQMHRHLGPDVQIFGTAILVKHTERGWLYVLSRDPEYSWTETRQKLVRLVADQTAVAIENDELAVELRKKERLDQELEIGAEIQRRLLPRQCPTIPGAVLAARCKPANRVGGDYYDFIATNQNKIRLKTKGDIETSRWGLVIGDVMGKGVPAGLIMTMMRGMLRGEVLHGNSPAKILQNLNRVMYADLENSHRFVTLFYSEYNPHSRILSYSNAAHNPPLWWHAATKTVSRLDTLGMLIGLDANSQYEDAQVQLEPGDTIIYYTDGLTDAAAAGGDRFDEDNFVTGFNTACKYCNGPEEIVDYLFDQVQQFIGDDKQNTDDMTLVVLQIL; from the coding sequence GTGCCTGTGTCTCAACTGCCCTCTCAACCCACTGACAACAATAGTGCTGCGACAGATGTCACACCAGTCGTAGCACTCAAAGAACTCGTGGCAAGGTTGCACCGGGAACAGAACAAAATTCAAGATTTGCTCAGTTCTTTAGGATTTGCCCTGAGAAGTTTCAATAATTTGAATCAGTTTTTGGAACTGATCCCACTAATGGCAACAAGAGTGACAGATGCAGACGGCAGCGCCTTGTTTCTCTACAAACCTAATGGTCAAGTCAGGTTAGAACAGTTACATTGGCAAGATAGTGGCCAGCGCAAGAATATCCGCAAAGCGCTAGAAATAGCCAGCAGTCAAATCACGCTTTTGCCGAATACTGCTCCTCTAGCCAATGCGACAGGAATTTTGGATGACCAGATGCATCGCCATTTAGGGCCAGATGTGCAAATCTTTGGTACGGCGATTCTGGTGAAGCATACAGAACGGGGATGGCTCTATGTATTGAGCCGCGATCCAGAATATAGTTGGACAGAAACTAGGCAAAAGTTAGTTAGATTAGTTGCAGACCAAACAGCAGTAGCGATCGAAAACGATGAACTAGCTGTAGAACTAAGAAAAAAAGAACGCTTAGATCAAGAACTAGAAATTGGCGCAGAAATTCAACGGCGACTTTTACCACGTCAATGCCCCACAATCCCTGGTGCAGTGCTAGCGGCACGTTGTAAACCTGCAAATCGCGTCGGCGGAGACTACTACGACTTTATTGCTACCAATCAGAATAAGATTCGGCTCAAGACTAAAGGCGATATAGAAACTAGTCGCTGGGGTTTGGTGATTGGAGATGTCATGGGCAAAGGTGTCCCTGCTGGGTTGATTATGACGATGATGCGGGGAATGCTACGGGGAGAAGTGCTACATGGGAATTCCCCAGCAAAAATTCTGCAAAACTTAAATAGAGTTATGTATGCGGATTTGGAAAATTCCCACCGCTTTGTAACGCTATTTTACTCAGAATATAATCCCCATAGTCGAATTTTGTCTTATAGCAATGCGGCACACAATCCTCCCTTATGGTGGCACGCAGCCACAAAAACTGTTAGCCGTTTAGATACTCTAGGAATGCTAATCGGTTTGGATGCTAACAGCCAATATGAAGATGCTCAGGTACAGTTAGAGCCTGGGGATACAATTATTTACTATACAGATGGTTTGACCGATGCTGCGGCGGCTGGTGGCGATCGCTTCGATGAAGATAACTTTGTCACTGGCTTCAATACGGCTTGCAAGTACTGTAATGGTCCAGAGGAGATTGTGGATTACCTATTTGACCAAGTTCAGCAATTCATTGGTGATGATAAGCAAAACACTGATGATATGACACTAGTTGTTCTACAAATTTTATAG
- a CDS encoding DUF502 domain-containing protein yields MDTNNKSSSSLKQENRGLVVDRLKQDLKNDLIAGLLVVIPLATTIWLTITIASWVINFLTQIPKQLNPFDGLNPILVNLLNLLVGLAVPLLCILLMGLMARNIAGRWLLDFGERLLQAIPLAGQVYKTLKQLLETILKDSNGKFRRVILVEYPRRGIWAIAFVTGAISSDIQAQMSRPVLSVFIPTTPNPTTGWYAVVPEDEVVNLSMSIEDAFKIVVSGGIVAPNTPLVFPKESNLEVKHDEIKRQVISVEET; encoded by the coding sequence ATGGATACCAATAACAAAAGTTCCTCTAGCTTAAAACAGGAGAATCGGGGCTTGGTAGTCGATCGCCTAAAACAGGACTTAAAAAACGACCTGATTGCTGGTTTGTTGGTAGTAATTCCCCTAGCAACTACTATCTGGCTGACAATTACCATTGCTAGTTGGGTAATCAACTTCCTCACCCAAATTCCCAAACAACTGAATCCCTTTGATGGGTTAAATCCAATTCTAGTAAATTTACTGAATTTATTAGTAGGATTAGCTGTGCCACTACTGTGTATTTTATTGATGGGCTTGATGGCTCGCAATATTGCTGGGCGGTGGTTGTTAGATTTTGGCGAGCGATTATTACAGGCAATTCCTTTAGCAGGACAGGTATACAAAACTCTCAAACAGCTTTTAGAAACAATACTAAAAGATTCTAATGGCAAATTTCGTCGGGTAATTTTGGTAGAGTATCCCCGCCGAGGAATTTGGGCGATCGCTTTTGTCACTGGTGCAATCAGCAGTGATATCCAAGCCCAGATGTCCCGCCCTGTCCTCAGTGTTTTTATCCCCACCACCCCAAATCCAACTACCGGATGGTACGCAGTCGTTCCTGAAGATGAGGTAGTGAACCTCTCCATGTCCATTGAAGACGCTTTTAAAATAGTTGTATCAGGTGGCATTGTCGCCCCCAATACGCCTTTGGTTTTCCCCAAAGAGTCTAATCTGGAGGTGAAACACGACGAAATCAAGCGGCAGGTTATTTCCGTTGAAGAAACTTAA
- a CDS encoding ankyrin repeat domain-containing protein — translation MTENNDTLLLKAAKSGDIKALCALLAAGAKVHACDRQGTTALMFAANLGYTEIVRSLLDAGANINLPRKLYGLTALMLAASAKQLDILQLLLSKGADVNATNEDGSTALMAAVLKGHINVVQVLLAAGAKVNIADKDDDTALKLAIKQGNIEVLQAILQTGADVNIPDREGETLLTLAVDLGHLEVVEALLAAGADVNMKNADGGTALSAAAASGHSAIATALLDRGAEINLQDQDGETALHLAVVEGYIDVVQVLLNRGADAQINNHLGDTPLLVAALQGHSKIVEALLRSGADINGKNLGELPLTLAASQGHTQTVKVLLDYGADVNTLGDDGKTALIKATERKHTEIIHLLLAKGADVNFQDSARATSLMWAASGGYGEIVQLLLQAGADVNLKNRGGYTALMIAEFNGYKNIVRSLQKAGAQE, via the coding sequence ATGACTGAAAACAACGATACTTTGCTGCTAAAAGCTGCTAAAAGTGGCGATATCAAGGCGCTGTGTGCGCTCCTGGCTGCTGGTGCGAAGGTACACGCTTGCGATCGCCAAGGCACGACGGCGTTAATGTTTGCTGCCAATTTAGGCTACACCGAAATTGTGCGATCGCTGCTGGATGCCGGGGCAAATATCAACTTGCCCAGAAAGCTCTATGGTTTGACGGCTTTGATGTTGGCGGCTAGTGCTAAACAACTTGACATTTTGCAGCTTTTACTATCTAAGGGTGCTGATGTGAATGCCACTAATGAAGATGGCAGCACAGCTTTAATGGCAGCAGTCCTCAAAGGTCATATTAATGTAGTACAAGTCTTATTGGCTGCTGGTGCAAAGGTGAATATCGCCGATAAAGATGATGATACTGCGTTGAAACTTGCCATTAAGCAGGGAAACATCGAAGTTTTACAAGCAATTCTCCAAACTGGTGCTGATGTCAATATCCCAGATCGAGAAGGTGAGACACTCTTAACATTAGCGGTAGACTTGGGGCATCTGGAGGTTGTGGAAGCACTGCTAGCAGCAGGGGCTGATGTGAATATGAAAAACGCTGACGGTGGAACTGCATTATCGGCAGCAGCAGCAAGTGGACACAGTGCGATCGCAACAGCTTTACTCGATCGAGGGGCTGAAATTAATCTCCAAGACCAAGATGGTGAAACTGCCCTACATCTCGCCGTTGTGGAAGGCTACATTGATGTCGTGCAAGTATTACTTAATAGAGGTGCAGATGCCCAAATTAATAACCACCTGGGTGATACGCCACTACTGGTAGCAGCATTGCAGGGACATAGCAAAATTGTCGAGGCACTCCTGCGTTCTGGGGCAGATATTAATGGTAAAAATCTTGGTGAACTACCTTTGACATTGGCTGCATCACAAGGACACACCCAAACAGTGAAAGTATTGCTAGACTATGGCGCTGATGTCAATACTCTAGGGGACGATGGCAAAACTGCTTTGATCAAAGCAACTGAACGCAAGCACACAGAGATTATACATTTACTGCTGGCAAAAGGGGCAGATGTGAATTTTCAAGACTCAGCAAGGGCAACATCATTGATGTGGGCTGCATCAGGTGGTTATGGCGAAATTGTGCAGTTATTACTCCAAGCTGGGGCGGATGTAAATTTGAAAAACCGGGGTGGTTATACTGCTTTGATGATTGCAGAATTTAACGGTTACAAGAATATAGTGCGGAGTTTGCAAAAAGCTGGGGCGCAGGAATAG
- a CDS encoding DUF4079 domain-containing protein, with translation MSLELSASVKYWLNFFHPVLMWALLALSIYAAYLGLKVQRTRNAQGEEKKELIKGRYNLRHYQIGSILLGFMVAGAIGGMGVTYINNGKLFVGPHLLAGLGMTGLIAFSAALSPYMQKGANWARATHILLNFTLLGLFAWQAVTGVQIVQRLLTKA, from the coding sequence ATGAGTCTGGAACTTTCTGCGTCGGTGAAATATTGGCTAAACTTCTTCCATCCGGTGCTGATGTGGGCACTATTAGCACTCTCAATTTATGCTGCCTACTTGGGGCTGAAAGTACAGCGTACCAGAAATGCTCAAGGGGAAGAAAAGAAAGAACTGATTAAAGGTAGATATAACCTCAGACATTACCAAATCGGGTCTATACTCTTAGGTTTTATGGTAGCAGGTGCGATCGGAGGGATGGGTGTCACTTACATCAATAATGGCAAGTTATTTGTGGGGCCTCACCTGCTGGCAGGACTGGGCATGACGGGTCTGATTGCATTTTCTGCTGCTTTGTCGCCTTATATGCAGAAAGGGGCAAATTGGGCGCGTGCAACTCATATTTTGCTAAATTTCACGCTTTTGGGACTTTTTGCTTGGCAAGCTGTTACTGGCGTGCAAATTGTCCAAAGACTTCTTACTAAAGCTTAG
- the nusB gene encoding transcription antitermination factor NusB, with protein sequence MQPRKPQQIARELALLSLSQLPVNPKKLDTLPDDQLVSKLVLGAVRTLTSEVQDTLDNAAGELQRSNDRILSSQTRASDLNSARAMLQEAIACTQTAINQLGTAVDFPELIQLANQDKGVRNYAKELVITVNENRHIIDELISSALVDWQVTRLAQIDRDILQIAVAEMKFLGVPDSIAINEAVELAKRYSGDDGHRFINGVLRRVTEQKKTA encoded by the coding sequence ATGCAACCTCGTAAACCCCAGCAAATTGCTCGTGAATTGGCACTTTTAAGCCTTAGCCAATTGCCAGTCAATCCAAAGAAATTAGATACATTACCAGACGATCAACTAGTATCCAAATTGGTGCTAGGAGCAGTACGCACCCTGACCTCAGAAGTGCAAGATACCCTCGATAATGCCGCAGGTGAACTGCAACGCAGTAACGATCGCATCTTAAGTAGCCAAACTCGGGCCTCCGATCTCAATTCTGCTAGAGCAATGCTTCAAGAAGCGATCGCCTGCACCCAGACAGCAATCAATCAATTGGGTACAGCAGTTGATTTCCCCGAATTGATTCAACTGGCTAATCAGGATAAGGGAGTCCGTAATTATGCTAAAGAGCTTGTGATTACCGTTAACGAAAATCGACATATTATTGATGAACTCATTTCTAGTGCTTTAGTAGATTGGCAAGTAACTCGCCTGGCCCAAATTGACCGCGATATCCTGCAAATCGCTGTGGCAGAAATGAAGTTCTTGGGAGTTCCAGATAGTATTGCCATCAACGAAGCTGTGGAGCTAGCCAAACGCTACAGTGGAGACGACGGCCATCGATTTATTAACGGTGTTTTGCGCCGAGTCACTGAGCAGAAAAAAACAGCATAG
- the ftsY gene encoding signal recognition particle-docking protein FtsY, whose amino-acid sequence MVFNWFRRQHNDSSETPSDKKQEEIPTKETQPEPAEISTAETAPDLLAFAKAAYKNIQQKQQAEVVETPPDTANASAEPETVETVIAEITESEATEESVSTTLETSQPEVIQAATEEESREDSSVNTIAEETDVESPEITANEIEKTPTPEATQPTAPANLSFLERAAAERQAKLDQLIATAIEVPEPEIVQPIAATSEIGEEIPGLVFDDGFVWSAKVLAAQGRNPEDVSIEEITWLKKLRQGLDKTRRSILNQLKAIVGQGPLNQAAVTEIEALLLQADVGVEATDFIINALQTKLREEVTAPEEAIAYLKKILRDMLDAPSIASHKTSFTPEKETLNIWLITGVNGAGKTTTIGKIAHLGQKSGYKCLIGAADTFRAAAVEQVKVWGSRSGVEVIANPGKNTDPAAVVFDAIAAAQSRQTELLLVDTAGRLQNKKNLMDELGKIRRIIDKKAPNAKVESLLVLDATLGQNGLRQAEVFSQAAQLSGVVLTKLDGTAKGGVALAVVQQLGLPIRFIGAGEGIEDLRPFSSYEFVEALLSG is encoded by the coding sequence ATGGTTTTTAATTGGTTCCGTCGTCAACATAACGATTCCTCTGAGACTCCTTCTGATAAAAAACAGGAAGAAATTCCTACAAAAGAAACCCAACCAGAGCCAGCTGAAATCTCAACTGCCGAAACTGCACCAGATTTGTTAGCTTTTGCTAAAGCTGCTTATAAAAATATTCAGCAAAAACAACAGGCTGAGGTAGTCGAAACTCCACCTGATACAGCAAATGCCTCAGCAGAACCTGAAACTGTAGAAACGGTAATTGCGGAAATCACTGAATCAGAAGCAACAGAGGAATCTGTCAGTACAACCCTAGAAACATCACAGCCAGAAGTAATCCAAGCAGCTACTGAAGAAGAAAGTAGAGAAGATTCCTCTGTAAATACAATTGCTGAAGAAACAGATGTTGAAAGCCCAGAAATAACGGCAAATGAAATTGAAAAAACCCCTACACCAGAAGCAACACAGCCAACAGCACCAGCTAATTTATCCTTCTTAGAACGGGCGGCGGCAGAACGGCAAGCAAAACTGGATCAACTAATAGCCACCGCCATTGAAGTTCCAGAACCAGAGATAGTACAGCCAATCGCTGCAACCTCAGAAATAGGAGAGGAAATTCCCGGACTGGTATTTGATGATGGATTTGTCTGGTCAGCAAAAGTCTTAGCAGCTCAAGGTAGAAATCCAGAAGACGTTTCTATTGAAGAAATTACCTGGCTGAAAAAGCTCCGGCAAGGGTTAGATAAAACTCGCCGGAGTATTCTCAACCAACTGAAGGCGATCGTTGGTCAAGGGCCCCTTAACCAAGCTGCTGTAACGGAAATTGAGGCATTACTGCTGCAAGCTGATGTCGGTGTAGAGGCGACAGATTTTATTATCAATGCCCTACAAACAAAACTTCGAGAAGAAGTTACTGCGCCAGAAGAAGCGATCGCTTATCTGAAAAAAATCCTCCGGGATATGCTGGATGCACCAAGCATTGCATCCCACAAAACTAGTTTTACCCCAGAAAAAGAAACCTTGAACATTTGGTTAATCACTGGAGTGAATGGTGCCGGTAAAACCACCACTATCGGCAAAATTGCCCACTTGGGACAAAAATCTGGCTATAAATGCTTGATTGGCGCAGCAGACACCTTCCGCGCCGCCGCCGTCGAACAGGTGAAGGTTTGGGGTAGTAGAAGTGGTGTAGAAGTAATTGCCAATCCTGGGAAAAATACAGATCCGGCAGCAGTTGTGTTTGATGCGATCGCAGCTGCCCAATCGCGACAAACAGAGTTACTTCTGGTAGATACAGCTGGACGACTGCAAAACAAGAAAAATTTAATGGATGAACTCGGTAAAATTCGGCGAATTATCGACAAAAAAGCCCCAAATGCCAAAGTAGAATCCCTATTGGTTTTAGATGCCACTTTAGGTCAAAATGGACTCCGGCAAGCCGAAGTTTTCTCCCAAGCGGCCCAACTGAGTGGCGTTGTCTTAACCAAGCTAGATGGCACTGCTAAAGGTGGTGTTGCCCTTGCCGTTGTGCAACAGCTAGGCTTACCCATTCGATTTATTGGTGCTGGCGAAGGAATTGAAGACCTGCGCCCCTTTTCGAGCTATGAATTTGTCGAAGCTCTATTGAGTGGCTAA